In one Aeromicrobium erythreum genomic region, the following are encoded:
- a CDS encoding TetR/AcrR family transcriptional regulator, protein MPSTPSRRGTLSRRTIAEAALQLIDEEGVGAASMRAIGKRLGVEAMSLYKHVGTRDDLLDAVVDLVVAELDADPEVLRTAEHGWRDYLERLARGVRRYALAHPHAFPVVATRPSEAPWMNPPLRSLAWIESVLEALEAEGFDDDEVVFAYRSFNSFLLGYLLMETGARTLRDPKDGDGSFGAGADASEAVPGGLSPTRDADQQDAVAEASTPEQVIDPAGMVDEGTYPTIHRHAARLAADRYAEEFERALAEMLDGIASRLAE, encoded by the coding sequence ATGCCCTCGACGCCCTCTCGGCGCGGCACGCTGTCGCGCCGCACGATCGCGGAGGCTGCATTGCAGCTGATCGACGAGGAGGGCGTGGGCGCGGCCTCGATGCGGGCGATCGGCAAGCGGCTCGGGGTCGAGGCGATGAGCCTGTACAAGCACGTCGGCACGCGCGACGACCTCCTCGACGCCGTCGTCGACCTGGTGGTCGCCGAGCTGGACGCCGACCCCGAGGTGCTGCGGACGGCCGAGCACGGCTGGCGCGACTACCTCGAGCGCCTGGCGCGCGGCGTGCGCCGCTACGCCCTCGCCCATCCGCACGCCTTCCCGGTGGTGGCCACGCGCCCGTCGGAGGCTCCGTGGATGAACCCGCCCCTGCGCTCACTGGCGTGGATCGAGTCCGTCCTCGAGGCGCTGGAGGCGGAGGGGTTCGACGACGACGAGGTCGTGTTCGCCTACCGCTCGTTCAACAGCTTCCTGCTCGGCTACCTGCTGATGGAGACGGGTGCGCGCACCCTGCGCGACCCGAAGGACGGCGACGGGTCGTTCGGCGCGGGGGCCGACGCGTCGGAGGCGGTCCCTGGCGGCCTGTCGCCGACCCGTGACGCCGACCAGCAGGACGCCGTGGCGGAAGCGTCGACGCCGGAGCAGGTGATCGACCCCGCGGGCATGGTCGACGAGGGGACCTATCCGACGATCCACCGCCACGCCGCCCGGCTCGCTGCCGACCGCTACGCCGAGGAGTTCGAGCGAGCGCTGGCGGAGATGCTCGACGGGATCGCCTCGCGCCTGGCGGAGTGA
- a CDS encoding CsbD family protein, with translation MSFIDKAKNTAEKVAGEVKEAVGKATDDKDLQAEGKKDQTKGSLKNTGEDIKDAFKK, from the coding sequence ATGAGCTTCATCGACAAGGCCAAGAACACCGCCGAGAAGGTTGCTGGCGAGGTCAAGGAGGCCGTGGGCAAGGCCACCGACGACAAGGACCTGCAGGCCGAGGGCAAGAAGGACCAGACGAAGGGTTCGCTCAAGAACACGGGCGAGGACATCAAGGACGCCTTCAAGAAGTGA
- a CDS encoding CsbD family protein, translating into MSFIDKAKNTAEKVTGEVKEAVGKATDNKDLQAEGQKDQTKGSLKNTGEDIKDAFKK; encoded by the coding sequence ATGAGCTTCATCGACAAGGCGAAGAACACCGCTGAGAAGGTCACCGGCGAGGTCAAGGAAGCCGTGGGCAAGGCCACGGACAACAAGGACCTCCAGGCCGAGGGCCAGAAGGACCAGACCAAGGGTTCGCTGAAGAACACCGGCGAGGACATCAAGGACGCCTTCAAGAAGTGA